The stretch of DNA tgtaatgcaaTAAAGTGAGTGTTCCTGGGGTTACAGACCGTGTTTTCccccctttattttaatttcaattggAAGACGGAATCTTTAAATAGATTTAAAGACTTAGAAATAGCGAGTTAAACATTAAGTAAACTAGCAAATTTTAATCTGAGAGATATTAAGACATagtgatattattaagataaacccattcaatattaataatgctggaatcaatgtattgtttatatttaccagctaacttttttaattttaatacttttgtttAATAGAAAACAGAGTTAAAAGCTTCACTCCGGTAAGTAAATCTAAGGGGGGCTTGAGTTGTTATTCCAAACCCTAATTTCtgagaaaaattggaaaatgcgTTGAAGCTGTAAAGTATGAAGGATGAGAGAGAAGGAAGTTGACATGACAGAAGCATGTGGTGTGTGTGAGTATGAGAAAGTCGCTGGTTGATGAAGGAATCTCGGCTGCAGAAAATTAAGAAGCGACAAAACTAAAGGTAAAGCAAAAGAAACTACCACTCCATGAGTCCAAGctgctttatttttattattattattattaaatattaataatacacttttaacactttttttattgttatatttttattgaatctcacattttatataatcaatattttgtaaactttcaataagttatatatgaagaaattataatagaaaatttgTTACTCACTTTTTTACATTGATTCTCTTGGTAGATTCCCGCCAAATCAGCTCCACGTGATAGCCACCTGAGCTGGGTTCCGTTTGAAGGTTTTGTCCATGTGCCTACGCTTGAATGTTCTGGCAACCATCATTGCTTCTTTTTCCGAACTGTTAACTTTTGAATATTGTCACGCACTGTTCATAAAATGTTTCTCTTTTAGGAAATACCAAACAAACACCCCTCATTAACGCACCACTTTATCATCGTCTTGTCAATCATTTTCTCAAGAAAATTCAGCCGAGAAATTTggtaaattttgtattattgattttttaagtCTATTTGTTAAAATGATGTTTTCAATCTGCATTTCATCATTTTCGATAATTAGGTCATTTAGGATAATTTTTAATTCGAAGTTTAAGGTTTTTCTcctaattttttatcataaaacaaaaatagcatGACGCCTTTTCCactatgttaaaattaatttaatttaagggGTTTTGTCcagaaacaaatataaaagcGTACTTATGTAATGGCGACCACAGTCATAATAACCATGTAAGTGCTCTGGTAGTTTACAAAGGTGATGTTGCTGTCAAATTCTGATTTTATGCTAATCAAATagaaattaataacattaataatatttttttagtaaatatgaaatttaaacaattatactACGAAAAAGGAAAATCATGTGATTCAATGAAATTGATAtagattttatttgataatattttcttatactaaataaattatcaaattaaaatagtaacTTAGAAGTTCGTTTATGGAAGAAATTTTTATTGTCCAGAAAGTAACCATGATGCTATAAAATCACTTAATGATTTGATTAGACAGTAACATAACACTCTCTGATATAAGATAAGAAAGTCATTATAATATTAATCTTTATCATGGCGCGATAATTAAGAGAGGCGTGCCTTAATTTATCCGCTAATCTCGTTAATTTCAAAAAGTGACATTCagttttcaaaaagaaaaaggttttcTATTTTCGAagtaagaaaattatttgtGGATGTATAAAATTATTCATGGTGAATACTGTATACTATCATTCAACAAAAAGTCAacacaaaaaaattgttgagttttataataataattatttgtcaTTTATGATGGAATGAACATGAAACTTGTTTACACTTGAATGTATATCCACCAAactcttaatttaaatatttagtttaactttttatgtatgaaaaatatgaaattactCTTCAACCATCCTCTTCccatcattcttttttttttcttgatctAATCGTTGTAAGCAAAAAACTTTTACGAAATTAAAAAAcgacaataaaaaataaattaggatAATTATCCCTCTTATTTACATATTCATGCAAAAGCTTAAACCATTTATTGTTTTCTACCATTACATTAAACTTACACTtctctctttctattttttttcttcttttacttgGTATTAAATAAAGGAGTTTAATGGTTATGTGTAGCAAATTCTCTATTCatcatttatacataaaatattattaacttgGTTTCTTTATGTATAAAATGTTATCGATTTGATCACCATCAACATCACTCCtatatattcttaatttaaaacttatacaTTCAACACATTCTTaatctctatatttttttaacatctcTTATATGGAGGGAACAATACATAGTATAACatcatttttaatctaaaactttaatacaagtttaatttttcttttcttatatattatttaattttctgtaTGAAAAGATTAACCACAAATATCCGAAAGGCTCCTTAGAAAACTTGAAAATGATACTAAccaaaataaactaaaagaaattaaaagtctGCTAAACacataagaaaaatatagtaGATAAAAAGTGAATTAGATTGTATATCTCTCGAACAGATTtcattgattatttaaaaatttggcaTTTGAAgcatagaaaaatataatgggTGCTATTATtttgacattaaaaaaaattatatatcctTTACAtccattattttattctttgtatGTGTAAAACAACATTTTCCAATCATAATATATGTTTCGGATACAGTGACTGACAAAAAGGTTGGAAAGTAAACAACATTAATGTGGACACCAATATATGGGGACATGTTGATAGTGGCAACCCACGACAACACCCTTTGCTTTTCCTTTCATTTCACTTTCTTCCGTTAATTCTTGCTCCAACTCTTAAGCTACTACTTCTGCCACTATCTCCATCAAGTGTGGTGTGGAGTGTGAACACATACACCAACATTGTTGAAACTTCAAACCAACTCAAGCAAGTTACCAACAACATTTGAATGCTCCTATTACCAAACATTCTCAACACTCCAAGAGTGAGTTGTTCTTTACTTAGGCCAaaaggttttgaattttttaaaggGGTGCGTTTTTTTAACCAATGAGGACCGGTTTCAGATAATCCAAACATAGAAACAGAAAGTTCGACAGAAGGGTAGCTTTCATGGCGTAAAACACTGATAAGGTTCAGGTTTTTGGAATCTGAGCTATGGTTGGTAAGTCCTAGGCACTGTTCTTACTATTattgtttctctctctctcttttctcagTTCTCACATGTCCACCCGTGTTCATCTAGAAAACTTTTcctccttttctctttcttatgACATCCATCATTGcctttgaatttgaaaaatctGTCATCATCTCTCTCTCTATCTTTCTTGTGTTCCCACAAGTTACGTGGTTTGTTTTCAGTTGCATGAACGTGTCATTCTTAGCATTATGTTTTTGCATTTCATGACACTAGTGGTGAAATTCCAAATTCAAGGTAAAAGGGTACTCTGTGGCATTCTTCATTTTGCTGATTAAAGTTAAGACCATTGCTGTTCTAGCTCTACAGGAACAATCAGTCTCAATAGTAACGATAGTTCACTCCAACCATTTCAACCGTGTTAATCAATTTAACAGAACCGTGTTTGTTGAAGGTGTTGAGCCCTGTGAGAGTGTGCAATAAGAAGTGATTTGTGTTGGGTTCACTTTCAAAACCACACTTTTTGGAAGATGTTGTGTGCTTGTTCCGGGGAGCAATTCAAGTTTGAAGAGGCACCACAGTCACCTGAGTCCTTGGCAACAAGGGATTTCTCTGCAAGTGGTCTTTCTTCAAGGACTGGGGATTGGGAATCCAAATTTGATGAGACGCAAGTGGAAGAAGCTGAATCTACTTTAAAAGAAACACTCTCATTAAACTATGAGgtattaattagtattttattcTCAGTGAAATTATTCTTCAAACCAGCATgttgtgaaaatattttctgCTAACTTAAGACCactgtttgattttaattttgtccttttttggTGAATTTAAGGAAGCTCGGGCTTTGCTGGGGAGGCTTGAATACCAAAGAGGGAACTTTGATGCTGCCCTTCAAGTTTTTGAAGGCATAGACATAAAGACTTTGGCCCCGAGAATGATCAGGGCCATAGCCGAAAGAACCAAGCAAAGAAAACCACGGTCAAAGGTTGATAATGTGCTTCCAAATGTAATGTCAATGCATTCAGTAAGCCTGCTTCTAGAGGCAATTTTGCTTAAATCCAAATCCTTAGAAGAACTTGGAAGATACACCGGTATCACCACCttcatattcttttgttttgtttgatttaaagTTTGGCTCTTATATGTCAGAGAATCTTGAACAATTGTCCATATTATCATCATCCAAGCATCATAAGTGCGACATTATAATATGAAtggttgtgttttgtttttggtCTGTGAAGCCACTAATACACTGATTAGTAATTAGTAATTACTTCTGCTTTCTTATTTACCAGAGGCTGCAAAAGAGTGCAGAATTATTGTGGACACAGTAGAATCTGCTCTTCCTAAAGGAATGCCTGAGGGTATTGGTGAAGATTGTAAGTTGCAGGAAATGTTCCACAAAGCATTGGAGTTGCTTCCAAATCTATGGATCAAGGCTAGTTTTCTAGACGAAGCTGTCACTGCTTATCGGAGGGCTCTGATCAAGCCATGGAATTTGGAGCCATGGAGATTGGCCAGGGTACAAAAAGATTTGGCTACCACACTTCTCTATGGTGGTGCTGAAGTAAACCTACCCTCTCAGCTGCAAGTGAATGATTTAACAACACCTATGAGTGGTACTGAAGAAGCCATACTTTTGCTGTTGATACTCTCAGAAAAGATGGAACTTCAGGAAATAGATTGGGACCCTGAAATAATGGATCATCTTACATTTTCACTTTCAGTTACTGGAATGTTTGAATCACTGGCAGATAGCGTAGAGAAGATTCTTCCAGGGGTTTATGATCGGGCAGAGAGGTGGCACTTTCTTGCTCTATGTTACAGTGCAGCAGGACAGAATGAAGTAGCCTTGAACCTTTTGAGGAAAGCTTGTGGTAGTTCTGAAGCTAAGCATAAACCctattttccttcatttttgTTTGCTGCAAAGCTGTGTTCTTTATGTCCAAACCATGCTCATGAAGGCATTAAGTTTTCACAGAAAGTTATTGATCTAGCCAAGCATCAAAATGAGCATTTTCTGGGTGAGGGCCAAAAATTTCTGGGTATTTGCAAAGGGGCTGCTGCAAGAGTATCTGTTCTAGATTCTGAAAGAGTTATACTTCAGAGAGAGTCTTTGTACTTTCTAAATGATGCTGTGGATTCAAATGGA from Vigna unguiculata cultivar IT97K-499-35 chromosome 8, ASM411807v1, whole genome shotgun sequence encodes:
- the LOC114195640 gene encoding protein NPGR1-like, translating into MLCACSGEQFKFEEAPQSPESLATRDFSASGLSSRTGDWESKFDETQVEEAESTLKETLSLNYEEARALLGRLEYQRGNFDAALQVFEGIDIKTLAPRMIRAIAERTKQRKPRSKVDNVLPNVMSMHSVSLLLEAILLKSKSLEELGRYTEAAKECRIIVDTVESALPKGMPEGIGEDCKLQEMFHKALELLPNLWIKASFLDEAVTAYRRALIKPWNLEPWRLARVQKDLATTLLYGGAEVNLPSQLQVNDLTTPMSGTEEAILLLLILSEKMELQEIDWDPEIMDHLTFSLSVTGMFESLADSVEKILPGVYDRAERWHFLALCYSAAGQNEVALNLLRKACGSSEAKHKPYFPSFLFAAKLCSLCPNHAHEGIKFSQKVIDLAKHQNEHFLGEGQKFLGICKGAAARVSVLDSERVILQRESLYFLNDAVDSNGNNDPEVILSLGLQNAIQRNLNAAYDNLMIYSDMMAGSSKRGWQLLALIVSAQQRFKDAETIVDFGLDEAGSIDQLELLRLKAILQITQQQPKKAVETYRILLAVIESQKEHWLQSKAFRHEALKQQKLEMEVWQDLASIYVDLCSFLDAKVCVDKAQLIDFFSPRSWHITGLLFESRKLHKEALASFSVSLSIEPDHIPSIISAAKLMLKLGMQSLPIARSFLMNALRLDPTNHDAWFNLGLVSKMEGSLQQAADCFQAAYELKLSAPVQKFE